Genomic segment of Salvelinus namaycush isolate Seneca unplaced genomic scaffold, SaNama_1.0 Scaffold20, whole genome shotgun sequence:
TGTTACGGTTCCACCAACTGAAGTTGGCTGTTACGGTTCCACCAATTGAAGTTGGCTGTTACGGTTCCACCAACTGAAGTTGGCTGTTACGGTTCCACCAACTGAAGTTGGCTGTTACGGTTCCACCAACTGAAGTTGGCTGTTACGGTTCCACCAACTGAAGTTGGCTGTTACGGTTCCACCAACTGAAGTTGGCTGTTACGGTTCCACCAACTGAAGTTGGCTGTTACGGTTCCACCAACTGAAGTTGGCTGTTACGGTTCCCTGTTACGGTTCCACCAACTGAAGTTGGCTGTTACGGTTCCACCAACTGAAtgttgctctgcccggagtacccctgATGTACCCCCTCTTGTACATTTTACCAGTAACTATGGTCtgatgagtcttctcaagtaccccctggatggtcctagtacccctggttgggaaccaatGACATAAGGCATTTACTGTGTCCTGTATTACCAATGTATAAAACAATGTTTTTTGCATCTTTATGGTTGTGCAATATATTTTGAAATATTGCTTTCTGTGCCTCTCCAACcctcatttgggatgcagacataaTCAAATCATATGTTTTGATGAAATCATTAGCCTTATGACATTCCATTCAAATGCAGTGTGttttaatatactgtatataaattaGCAACATCAAGAACATACATTAAAATTAATCTTCTGTCAATAATCTCAAAATAGACCCTATGTAGTATCCATAAAGGTGAACAAGTTGTTATTCAGAGTACTAAACATATTTTAatattaaaaaaagaaagaaatgaacAATTATTCTAACCAATATGTGTGTCTGACCTATGTCCAAGTGTCCAGGTGGATGGGGCAGGTAAACATTTAGCTGCTGGAAATCCTTATCATGGTGAAGGACTTGGGTTTTTTGGACCTTCCCATCCCCACTCTCAGTTCACCTTTGCAGTTGCCTGAACTGGCTCTGTTGTTGCTGTCCCCTTGGCTCTGGTTAGAGGCTGTTTCAGgctgtgttgatgatgatgatgatgatggctcAGATTCATAGAGAACGCAGATGGAGCCGTCCTCTCCTATCCGGTATGACACCTCGTATGGGTCCACCCACATGGTAAGCTCACTGGGCAGAAGGGTGAAGAGCTGTTCTCTGGTCAGTCCAATGGTGCCGGCGGCTTCACCGATGACCGGGTCCATCTTGTGGTTCTCGTTGATTCTGATGCATCTGTAAGCTGAGCCTCGGCAGGGAGCGTTAGGGAACCAGTGGTGCTTGTAGTGCTCTGCAAAAAAGAAATAACAAAGTCATGTCAGAATTGCCGTGTGATATAGAAAAGGATTGGGGGGTCAAAACAGCCATTTTTGCTCTCTGTCCTTCATGTTTTGTTATTGTgcggtgtgtgagagagacacttCTGCTACTCAGACATCAATCATCATTGAAGATTTGAATAGCAAGAATATCAGCAGaaattacaaaacaatacacacacaatgaTTATTATGGCCTATCCTGGTGTCTATGTTGTCTGTCCTAcaggtagctagctaaattgaCAGCCTAATGTTCATTCATAGCCTGTAGCCCTAAACTTCTACTTGATCtgcttaaaaaaaagaaaatgttacTGACCGTGTGATGGAATGCATACTTGTCTGGCGATTTTTATAGGCTACCCTATGCATGAACAGTCATATTCCCCATTAATTTTACCTCCCAGAGATTTTTCGAGGGAATGGCTGAAATGCTGAAGTTGCTCCTCGGATAGCAGTCCAGTTGTTTTCAGTAATCTGGAGATGAAATTCGCTGCTGTGGATACCTCAGTTTTCATTTTATATCCGTCTCATCAACTATAGAGTAAACAAACGGAGAACATTAGTTCACAACCAACCTATAAAACTACATTTATACCAAGATTGCAACGAAAATAACAACCTATGTAATAACAATGTTATAACGACCGACACCATCTCTCTTTGTTGAAA
This window contains:
- the si:dkey-42i9.4 gene encoding protein BTG1: MKTEVSTAANFISRLLKTTGLLSEEQLQHFSHSLEKSLGEHYKHHWFPNAPCRGSAYRCIRINENHKMDPVIGEAAGTIGLTREQLFTLLPSELTMWVDPYEVSYRIGEDGSICVLYESEPSSSSSSTQPETASNQSQGDSNNRASSGNCKGELRVGMGRSKKPKSFTMIRISSS